A genome region from Solirubrobacter pauli includes the following:
- a CDS encoding PLP-dependent aminotransferase family protein has product MSENQAREVLVGLERGAGPLQRQVEDQLRAAIRSGSLVAGERLPSSRVLAADLSVSRGVVSDAYAQLAAEGWLEVAPRLGPRVATNLKGSDPFTRQVSHEGVRPRRATDVAVRYDLRPGRPDLARFPRADWLRSLGVVVRGAGDVELDYPPTAGAPRLRAVLAAYRGRVRGTLATADDVLVGLGAAQGFITLAVALHGARVAVERPGHVGIRELLRVRGLEPVPVRVDGEGIVVDELPDDVRAVLVTPAHQFPTGVVMSAARRAELLAWAEAHGAMIVEDDYDAEYRYDRAPVGALQGLRPDLVFHIGSVSKTLAPALRLGWLIAPAAWHARLLEAREGLDHGLPALEQLALADFIERGAYDRHIRRSARAYRRRRDALLEALAASLPDATVSGAAAGLHVAVHIPDADEDALVAACREQGVVLDGAAQHGATGAGATLLISFAAVPDAAAGHVVELLVKARARSRPSRRS; this is encoded by the coding sequence GTGTCTGAAAACCAGGCCAGAGAGGTGCTGGTCGGCTTGGAGCGCGGCGCCGGCCCACTGCAGCGCCAGGTCGAGGACCAGCTGCGCGCGGCGATCCGCTCGGGGTCGCTCGTCGCCGGCGAGCGCCTCCCGTCCTCACGCGTCCTGGCCGCGGACCTCTCCGTGTCGCGGGGCGTCGTGAGCGACGCCTACGCCCAGCTGGCCGCCGAGGGCTGGCTGGAGGTCGCCCCGCGCCTGGGCCCCCGGGTCGCCACGAACCTAAAGGGGTCAGACCCCTTCACGCGACAGGTGTCGCACGAAGGGGTCAGACCCCGACGCGCGACAGATGTCGCGGTGCGGTACGACCTGCGGCCGGGGCGGCCCGACCTGGCGCGGTTCCCGCGGGCGGACTGGCTGCGGTCGCTGGGGGTGGTGGTGCGTGGCGCCGGCGACGTGGAGCTCGACTACCCGCCGACGGCCGGCGCGCCGCGGCTGCGGGCCGTGCTCGCCGCGTACCGCGGACGGGTGCGGGGCACGCTGGCGACCGCCGACGACGTGCTCGTCGGGCTGGGCGCGGCGCAGGGGTTCATCACGCTCGCGGTCGCCCTGCACGGGGCGCGGGTGGCGGTCGAGCGCCCGGGGCACGTCGGCATCCGGGAGCTGCTGCGGGTGCGTGGGCTGGAGCCGGTGCCGGTGCGGGTGGACGGCGAGGGCATCGTGGTCGACGAGCTGCCCGACGACGTACGCGCGGTGCTCGTCACGCCCGCGCATCAGTTCCCGACCGGGGTCGTGATGTCGGCGGCGCGGCGCGCTGAGCTGCTCGCCTGGGCGGAGGCGCACGGCGCGATGATCGTCGAGGACGACTACGACGCCGAGTACCGCTACGACCGCGCACCCGTCGGCGCGCTCCAGGGCCTGCGGCCGGACCTCGTGTTCCACATCGGGTCGGTGTCGAAGACGCTCGCGCCCGCGCTGCGGCTGGGCTGGCTGATCGCGCCCGCCGCCTGGCACGCGCGCCTGCTGGAAGCCCGCGAGGGTCTCGACCACGGCCTTCCCGCGCTCGAGCAGCTGGCGCTCGCCGACTTCATCGAGCGCGGTGCGTACGACCGGCACATCCGGCGGTCGGCGCGCGCGTACCGCCGTCGCCGCGACGCGCTGCTCGAAGCGCTGGCGGCGTCGCTGCCCGACGCGACCGTCAGCGGCGCCGCCGCGGGCCTGCACGTGGCCGTCCACATCCCCGACGCGGACGAGGACGCGCTCGTCGCGGCCTGCCGCGAGCAGGGCGTGGTGCTCGACGGCGCCGCGCAGCACGGCGCGACCGGCGCGGGCGCCACGCTGCTGATCTCGTTCGCCGCCGTGCCCGACGCGGCCGCGGGCCACGTCGTGGAGCTGCTCGTCAAGGCGCGGGCACGATCACGACCGAGTCGCCGATCGTGA